In Nicotiana tabacum cultivar K326 chromosome 19, ASM71507v2, whole genome shotgun sequence, one DNA window encodes the following:
- the LOC142173784 gene encoding secreted RxLR effector protein 161-like: MDTHIARGETLNLEMCPKTENKKKDMSRVPYSSDVGSLMYAMMCTRPDICYAVALVSRYQSNPGRDHWKAVKRIFIYLKGTTDYSLYYSRNNLHLRGYTNADWAGDWNDRKSTSGYAFLLNGGSISSKSKKQTCTTLSTMEAEFVACASAVQEVVWLKRFFEHLDIIKNSEGPMTLYCDSQAAIAYTNILKYHRKTKYINIKYNFVRDIVASRKINL, from the coding sequence ATGGATACTCATATAGCAAGAGGTGAAACTTTAAACCTTGAAATGTGTCCAAAgactgaaaataaaaagaaagacatGTCTCGAGTTCCGTATTCAAGTGATGTCGGGAGCTTGATGTACGCTATGATGTGTACTCGCCCAGACATCTGTTATGCAGTAGCTCTAGTTAGCAGGTATCAATCCAATCCTGGAAGAGATCATTGGAAAGCTGTGAAGAGAATTTTCATATACCTGAAAGGAACTACAGATTATTCACTATATTATAGTAGAAATAATTTACACTTGAGAGGATATACAAATGCTGATTGGGCTGGTGACTGGAATGATAGAAAATCAACATCCGGTTATGCTTTCTTACTTAATGGTGGTTCTATTTCATCGAAAAGTAAGAAACAAACTTGTACAACCCTTTCGACGATGGAAGCTGAGTTTGTGGCTTGTGCGTCTGCAGTACAAGAAGTTGTTTGGTTGAAGCGATTCTTTGAGCATTTGGATATTATAAAGAACTCTGAGGGTCCCATGACTctatattgtgatagtcaagcggctaTTGCATACACAAATATCCTAAAGTATCATCGCAAGACCAAATACATTAACATCAAGTATAACTTTGTGAGAGACATAGTAGCAAGTAGAAAGATAAATTTATAG